In Ailuropoda melanoleuca isolate Jingjing chromosome 11, ASM200744v2, whole genome shotgun sequence, a genomic segment contains:
- the KDR gene encoding vascular endothelial growth factor receptor 2 isoform X2, which yields MESKALLAIALWLCVETRAASVGLPSVSLDPPRLSIQKDILTITANTTLQITCRGQRDLDWLWPNNQSGSEKRVEVAECSDSLFCKTLTIPKVIGNDTGAYKCFYRDTDMASVIYVYVQDYRSPFIASVSNQHGVVYVTENKNKTVVIPCLGSISNLNVSLCARYPEKRFVPDGHRISWDSKKGFTIPSYMISYAGMVFCEAKINDESYQSIMYIVVVVGYKIYDVVLSPHHRVELSVGERLVLNCTVRTELNVGIDFNWEYPSLKHQHKKLVNRDLKTQSGSEMKKFLSTLTIDGVTRSDQGWYTCAASSGLMTKRNSTFVRVHEKPFVAFDSGMESLVEVTVGSRVEVPVKYLAYPTPEIKWYKNGRPIESNHTIKGEKELIIMEVSEKDTGNYTVILTNPVSKEKQSHVVSLLVNVPPQIGEKSLISLVDSYQYGTTQTLTCTVYSVPPPHHIRWYWQLEECAYKPTQAVLMTNPYTCKEWRDVDDFQGGNKIEVNRNQFALIEGKNKTVSTLVIQAANVSALYKCEAINKVGRGERVISFHVTRGPEITLQPDTQPTEQENVSLWCTADRTMFENLTWYKFGPHALPVHAGELPTPVCKNLDALWKMNTTKFSNGTSDILIMELQNASLRDQGDYVCFAQDRKTKKRHCVVRQLKVLERVAPMITGNLENQTTSIGETIEVSCTTSGNPPPQVTWFKDNETLVEDSGIVLKDGNRNLTIRRVRKEDEGLYTCQACSVLGCAKVEAFFTVEGAQEKTNLEVIILVGTAVIAMFFWLLLVIILRTVKRANGGELKTGYLSIVMDPDELPLDEHCERLPYDASKWEFPRDRLKLGKPLGRGAFGQVIEADAFGIDKTATCKTVAVKMLKEGATHSEHRALMSELKILIHIGHHLNVVNLLGACTKPGGPLMVIVEFCKFGNLSTYLRSKRNEFVPYKSKGARFRQGKEYVGEITMDPKRRLDSITSSQSSASSGFVEEKSLSDVEEEEVPEDLYKNFLTLEHLICYSFQVAKGMEFLASRKCIHRDLAARNILLSEKNVVKICDFGLARDIYKDPDYVRKGDARLPLKWMAPETIFDRVYTIQSDVWSFGVLLWEIFSLGASPYPGVKIDEEFCRRLKEGTRMRAPDYTTPEMYQTMLDCWHREPNQRPTFSELVEHLGNLLQANAQQDGKDYIVLPIAETLSMEEDSGLSLPTSPVSCMEEEEVCDPKFHYDNTAGISQIYHHPNINIQNTKRKSRPVSVKTFEDIPLEEPEVKVIPDDNQTDSGMVLASEELKTLEDRTKLAPSFSGLMPSKSKESVASEGSNQTSGYQSGYHSDDTDTTVYSSEEAELLKLVEIGPQAGSAAQILQPDSGPTLSSPPV from the exons GTTTGCCTAGTGTTTCCCTTGATCCACCCAGACTCAGCATACAAAAAGACATACTTACAATTACGGCTAATACAACTCTTCAGATTACTTGCAG GGGACAGAGGGACTTGGACTGGCTCTGGCCCAACAATCAGAGTGGCtctgagaaaagagtggaggtgGCCGAGTGCAGTGACAGCCTCTTCTGTAAGACTCTTACGATTCCAAAAGTGATTGGAAATGATACTGGAGCCTACAAGTGCTTCTATCGGGACACTGACATGGCCTCGGTCATTTATGTCTACGTTCAAG attACAGATCTCCATTTATTGCTTCTGTTAGCAACCAACATGGAGTTGTGTACGTCactgagaacaaaaacaaaactgtggtgATTCCATGTCTTGGGTCCATTTCCAACCTCAATGTGTCACTTTGTGCA AGGTATCCAGAAAAGAGGTTTGTTCCTGATGGTCACAGAATTTCCTGGGACAGTAAGAAAGGCTTTACTATCCCCAGCTACATGATCAGCTATGCTGGCATGGTCTTCTGTGAAGCAAAAATTAATGATGAAAGTTACCAGTCTATTATGTACATAGTGGTGGTTGTAG GGTACAAGATTTATGATGTGGTACTCAGCCCCCATCACAGAGTTGAGCTGTCTGTTGGAGAGAGGCTTGTCTTAAATTGTACAGTGAGGACTGAACTAAATGTGGGGATTGACTTCAACTGGGAATACCCTTCTTTGAAG CATCAACATAAAAAACTTGTTAACCGGGACCTAAAAACCCAGTCTGGGAGTGAGATGAAGAAATTTTTGAGCACCTTGACCATAGATGGTGTAACCCGGAGTGACCAAGGCTGGTACACCTGTGCAGCTTCCAGTGGGCTGATGACCAAGAGGAACAGCACATTTGTCAGGGTCCATG aaaaaccTTTTGTTGCTTTTGATAGTGGCATGGAATCTTTGGTGGAAGTCACAGTGGGGAGCCGTGTTGAAGTCCCTGTGAAGTACCTGGCTTACCCTACCCCCGAAATAAAATG GTATAAAAATGGAAGACCCATTGAATCCAATCACACAATAAAAGGGGAGAAGGAACTGATTATTATGGAAGTGAGTGAAAAAGATACAGGAAATTATACTGTCATCCTCACCAACCCCGTTTCAAAGGAGAAACAGAGCCACGTGGTATCTCTGCTTGTGAATG TCCCACCCCAGATTGGTGAGAAATCCCTGATCTCTCTGGTGGATTCCTACCAGTACGGCACCACACAAACGCTGACGTGCACGGTCTACTCCGTCCCCCCACCGCATCACATTCGCTGGTATTGGCAGCTGGAGGAGTGCGCCTACAAGCCCAC CCAAGCTGTCTTAATGACAAACCCATATACTTGTAAAGAATGGAGAGATGTGGATGACTTCCAGGGGGGAAATAAAATTGAAGTCAACAGAAATCAATTTGCCCtaattgaaggaaaaaacaaa actGTAAGTACCCTTGTTATCCAAGCGGCAAATGTGTCAGCTTTGTACAAATGTGAAGCCATCAACAAagttgggagaggagagagggtgaTCTCCTTCCATGTGACCC GGGGCCCTGAAATCACTTTGCAACCTGACACCCAGCCCACCGAGCAGGAGAACGTGTCCTTGTGGTGCACTGCAGACAGAACTATGTTTGAGAACCTCACGTGGTACAAGTTTGGCCCACACGCTCTGCCAGTCCATGCGGGAGAGTTGCCCACACCTGTTTGCAAGAACTTGGATGCTCTTTGGAAAATGAACACCACCAAGTTTTCTAATGGCACAAGTGACATTTTGATCATGGAACTCCAGAACGCATCCTTGCGGGACCAAGGAGACTATGTGTGCTTTGCTCAGGACAGGAAGACCAAGAAAAGACATTGTGTGGTCAGACAGCTCAAAGTGTTAG agCGTGTGGCGCCCATGATCACTGGAAACCTGGAGAATCAGACTACAAGCATTGGGGAAACCATTGAAGTCTCATGCACCACGTCTGGGAATCCCCCTCCACAAGTTACGTGGTTTAAAGACAATGAGACACTTGTAGAAGACTCAG gaaTTGTACTGAAAGATGGGAACCGAAACCTAACCATCCGCAGGGTGAGGAAGGAGGATGAAGGCCTCTACACCTGCCAGGCATGCAGTGTCCTTGGGTGTGCAAAAGTGGAGGCATTTTTCACAGTAGAAG GTGCCCAGGAGAAGACAAACTTGGAAGTCATTATTCTAGTAGGCACGGCAGTGATTGCCATGTTCTTCTGGTTATTACTTGTCATCATTCTACGGACCGTTAAGCGG GCCAATGGAGGGGAACTGAAGACAGGCTACTTGTCCATCGTCATGGATCCAGATGAACTCCCCTTGGATGAGCACTGTGAACGCCTGCCTTATGATGCCAGCAAATGGGAGTTCCCCAGAGACCGGCTGAAACTAG GTAAGCCTCTTGGCCGTGGTGCCTTTGGCCAAGTGATTGAAGCAGATGCCTTTGGAATCGACAAGACAGCAACTTGCAAGACAGTGGCCGTCAAAATGTTAAAAG AAGGAGCAACACACAGTGAACACCGAGCTCTCATGTCTGAACTCAAGATCCTCATTCATATTGGCCACCATCTCAATGTGGTCAATCTTCTAGGTGCCTGTACCAAGCCAGGAG GGCCACTCATGGTGATTGTGGAATTTTGCAAGTTTGGAAACTTGTCGACTTACTTAAGGAGCAAGAGAAACGAATTTGTCCCCTACAAG AGCAAAGGGGCACGATTCCGTCAAGGGAAAGAGTACGTTGGGGAGATCACTATGGATCCGAAACGTCGCTTGGACAGTATCACCAGTAGTCAGAGCTCAGCCAGCTCTGGATTTGTTGAGGAGAAATCCCTCAGTGacgtggaggaagaggaag tTCCCGAAGATCTGTACAAGAACTTCCTGACCTTGGAGCACCTCATCTGCTACAGCTTCCAAGTGGCTAAGGGCATGGAGTTTTTGGCATCCCGGAAG TGTATCCACAGGGACCTGGCGGCACGCAACATCCTCCTGTCGGAGAAGAACGTGGTTAAAATCTGTGACTTTGGCTTGGCCCGGGATATTTATAAAGACCCAGATTATGTGAGAAAAGGAGAT GCTCGCCTCCCTTTGAAATGGATGGCCCCAGAAACAATTTTTGACAGAGTGTACACAATTCAGAGTGATGTGTGGTCTTTTGGTGTCTTGCTCTGGGAAATATTTTCCTTAG GTGCTTCTCCGTATCCCGGAGTAAAAATTGATGAGGAATTTTGTAGGCGATTGAAAGAAGGCACTAGAATGAGGGCCCCTGATTATACCACACCAGAAAT GTACCAGACCATGCTGGACTGCTGGCACAGGGAGCCCAATCAGAGACCCACGTTTTCAGAGCTGGTGGAACACTTGGGAAATCTGTTACAAGCTAATGCTCAGCAG GATGGCAAAGACTACATTGTTCTCCCGATAGCAGAGACTTTGAGCATGGAAGAGGATTCTGGACTCTCTCTGCCTACCTCACCTGTTTCCTGtatggaggaagaggaagtgtgTGACCCCAAATTCCATTATGACAACACAGCAGGAATCAG CCAAATATACCACCACccaaatataaatattcagaACACTAAGCGAAAGAGCCGGCCTGTGAGTGTAAAAACATTTGAAGATATCCCGTTGGAAGAACCAGAAGTAAAAGTAATCCCAGAT GACAACCAGACGGACAGTGGTATGGTCCTTGCATCAGAAGAGCTGAAAACCTTGGAAGACAGAACCAAATTAGCTCCATCTTTTAG TGGACTGATGCCCAGCAAAAGCAAGGAGTCTGTGGCATCCGAAGGCTCTAACCAAACGAGTGGCTACCAGTCTGGGTATCACTCTGATGACACGGACACCACTGTGTACTCCAGCGAGGAGGCCGAACTGTTAAAGCTGGTGGAGATTGGACCACAAGCTGGCAGCGCAGCCCAGATTCTCCAGCCTGACTCTGGGCCCACATTGAGCTCTCCTCCTGTTTAA
- the KDR gene encoding vascular endothelial growth factor receptor 2 isoform X1 — MESKALLAIALWLCVETRAASVGLPSVSLDPPRLSIQKDILTITANTTLQITCRGQRDLDWLWPNNQSGSEKRVEVAECSDSLFCKTLTIPKVIGNDTGAYKCFYRDTDMASVIYVYVQDYRSPFIASVSNQHGVVYVTENKNKTVVIPCLGSISNLNVSLCARYPEKRFVPDGHRISWDSKKGFTIPSYMISYAGMVFCEAKINDESYQSIMYIVVVVGYKIYDVVLSPHHRVELSVGERLVLNCTVRTELNVGIDFNWEYPSLKHQHKKLVNRDLKTQSGSEMKKFLSTLTIDGVTRSDQGWYTCAASSGLMTKRNSTFVRVHEKPFVAFDSGMESLVEVTVGSRVEVPVKYLAYPTPEIKWYKNGRPIESNHTIKGEKELIIMEVSEKDTGNYTVILTNPVSKEKQSHVVSLLVNVPPQIGEKSLISLVDSYQYGTTQTLTCTVYSVPPPHHIRWYWQLEECAYKPTQAVLMTNPYTCKEWRDVDDFQGGNKIEVNRNQFALIEGKNKTVSTLVIQAANVSALYKCEAINKVGRGERVISFHVTRGPEITLQPDTQPTEQENVSLWCTADRTMFENLTWYKFGPHALPVHAGELPTPVCKNLDALWKMNTTKFSNGTSDILIMELQNASLRDQGDYVCFAQDRKTKKRHCVVRQLKVLERVAPMITGNLENQTTSIGETIEVSCTTSGNPPPQVTWFKDNETLVEDSGIVLKDGNRNLTIRRVRKEDEGLYTCQACSVLGCAKVEAFFTVEGAQEKTNLEVIILVGTAVIAMFFWLLLVIILRTVKRANGGELKTGYLSIVMDPDELPLDEHCERLPYDASKWEFPRDRLKLGKPLGRGAFGQVIEADAFGIDKTATCKTVAVKMLKEGATHSEHRALMSELKILIHIGHHLNVVNLLGACTKPGGPLMVIVEFCKFGNLSTYLRSKRNEFVPYKSKGARFRQGKEYVGEITMDPKRRLDSITSSQSSASSGFVEEKSLSDVEEEEVPEDLYKNFLTLEHLICYSFQVAKGMEFLASRKARLPLKWMAPETIFDRVYTIQSDVWSFGVLLWEIFSLGASPYPGVKIDEEFCRRLKEGTRMRAPDYTTPEMYQTMLDCWHREPNQRPTFSELVEHLGNLLQANAQQDGKDYIVLPIAETLSMEEDSGLSLPTSPVSCMEEEEVCDPKFHYDNTAGISQIYHHPNINIQNTKRKSRPVSVKTFEDIPLEEPEVKVIPDDNQTDSGMVLASEELKTLEDRTKLAPSFSGLMPSKSKESVASEGSNQTSGYQSGYHSDDTDTTVYSSEEAELLKLVEIGPQAGSAAQILQPDSGPTLSSPPV; from the exons GTTTGCCTAGTGTTTCCCTTGATCCACCCAGACTCAGCATACAAAAAGACATACTTACAATTACGGCTAATACAACTCTTCAGATTACTTGCAG GGGACAGAGGGACTTGGACTGGCTCTGGCCCAACAATCAGAGTGGCtctgagaaaagagtggaggtgGCCGAGTGCAGTGACAGCCTCTTCTGTAAGACTCTTACGATTCCAAAAGTGATTGGAAATGATACTGGAGCCTACAAGTGCTTCTATCGGGACACTGACATGGCCTCGGTCATTTATGTCTACGTTCAAG attACAGATCTCCATTTATTGCTTCTGTTAGCAACCAACATGGAGTTGTGTACGTCactgagaacaaaaacaaaactgtggtgATTCCATGTCTTGGGTCCATTTCCAACCTCAATGTGTCACTTTGTGCA AGGTATCCAGAAAAGAGGTTTGTTCCTGATGGTCACAGAATTTCCTGGGACAGTAAGAAAGGCTTTACTATCCCCAGCTACATGATCAGCTATGCTGGCATGGTCTTCTGTGAAGCAAAAATTAATGATGAAAGTTACCAGTCTATTATGTACATAGTGGTGGTTGTAG GGTACAAGATTTATGATGTGGTACTCAGCCCCCATCACAGAGTTGAGCTGTCTGTTGGAGAGAGGCTTGTCTTAAATTGTACAGTGAGGACTGAACTAAATGTGGGGATTGACTTCAACTGGGAATACCCTTCTTTGAAG CATCAACATAAAAAACTTGTTAACCGGGACCTAAAAACCCAGTCTGGGAGTGAGATGAAGAAATTTTTGAGCACCTTGACCATAGATGGTGTAACCCGGAGTGACCAAGGCTGGTACACCTGTGCAGCTTCCAGTGGGCTGATGACCAAGAGGAACAGCACATTTGTCAGGGTCCATG aaaaaccTTTTGTTGCTTTTGATAGTGGCATGGAATCTTTGGTGGAAGTCACAGTGGGGAGCCGTGTTGAAGTCCCTGTGAAGTACCTGGCTTACCCTACCCCCGAAATAAAATG GTATAAAAATGGAAGACCCATTGAATCCAATCACACAATAAAAGGGGAGAAGGAACTGATTATTATGGAAGTGAGTGAAAAAGATACAGGAAATTATACTGTCATCCTCACCAACCCCGTTTCAAAGGAGAAACAGAGCCACGTGGTATCTCTGCTTGTGAATG TCCCACCCCAGATTGGTGAGAAATCCCTGATCTCTCTGGTGGATTCCTACCAGTACGGCACCACACAAACGCTGACGTGCACGGTCTACTCCGTCCCCCCACCGCATCACATTCGCTGGTATTGGCAGCTGGAGGAGTGCGCCTACAAGCCCAC CCAAGCTGTCTTAATGACAAACCCATATACTTGTAAAGAATGGAGAGATGTGGATGACTTCCAGGGGGGAAATAAAATTGAAGTCAACAGAAATCAATTTGCCCtaattgaaggaaaaaacaaa actGTAAGTACCCTTGTTATCCAAGCGGCAAATGTGTCAGCTTTGTACAAATGTGAAGCCATCAACAAagttgggagaggagagagggtgaTCTCCTTCCATGTGACCC GGGGCCCTGAAATCACTTTGCAACCTGACACCCAGCCCACCGAGCAGGAGAACGTGTCCTTGTGGTGCACTGCAGACAGAACTATGTTTGAGAACCTCACGTGGTACAAGTTTGGCCCACACGCTCTGCCAGTCCATGCGGGAGAGTTGCCCACACCTGTTTGCAAGAACTTGGATGCTCTTTGGAAAATGAACACCACCAAGTTTTCTAATGGCACAAGTGACATTTTGATCATGGAACTCCAGAACGCATCCTTGCGGGACCAAGGAGACTATGTGTGCTTTGCTCAGGACAGGAAGACCAAGAAAAGACATTGTGTGGTCAGACAGCTCAAAGTGTTAG agCGTGTGGCGCCCATGATCACTGGAAACCTGGAGAATCAGACTACAAGCATTGGGGAAACCATTGAAGTCTCATGCACCACGTCTGGGAATCCCCCTCCACAAGTTACGTGGTTTAAAGACAATGAGACACTTGTAGAAGACTCAG gaaTTGTACTGAAAGATGGGAACCGAAACCTAACCATCCGCAGGGTGAGGAAGGAGGATGAAGGCCTCTACACCTGCCAGGCATGCAGTGTCCTTGGGTGTGCAAAAGTGGAGGCATTTTTCACAGTAGAAG GTGCCCAGGAGAAGACAAACTTGGAAGTCATTATTCTAGTAGGCACGGCAGTGATTGCCATGTTCTTCTGGTTATTACTTGTCATCATTCTACGGACCGTTAAGCGG GCCAATGGAGGGGAACTGAAGACAGGCTACTTGTCCATCGTCATGGATCCAGATGAACTCCCCTTGGATGAGCACTGTGAACGCCTGCCTTATGATGCCAGCAAATGGGAGTTCCCCAGAGACCGGCTGAAACTAG GTAAGCCTCTTGGCCGTGGTGCCTTTGGCCAAGTGATTGAAGCAGATGCCTTTGGAATCGACAAGACAGCAACTTGCAAGACAGTGGCCGTCAAAATGTTAAAAG AAGGAGCAACACACAGTGAACACCGAGCTCTCATGTCTGAACTCAAGATCCTCATTCATATTGGCCACCATCTCAATGTGGTCAATCTTCTAGGTGCCTGTACCAAGCCAGGAG GGCCACTCATGGTGATTGTGGAATTTTGCAAGTTTGGAAACTTGTCGACTTACTTAAGGAGCAAGAGAAACGAATTTGTCCCCTACAAG AGCAAAGGGGCACGATTCCGTCAAGGGAAAGAGTACGTTGGGGAGATCACTATGGATCCGAAACGTCGCTTGGACAGTATCACCAGTAGTCAGAGCTCAGCCAGCTCTGGATTTGTTGAGGAGAAATCCCTCAGTGacgtggaggaagaggaag tTCCCGAAGATCTGTACAAGAACTTCCTGACCTTGGAGCACCTCATCTGCTACAGCTTCCAAGTGGCTAAGGGCATGGAGTTTTTGGCATCCCGGAAG GCTCGCCTCCCTTTGAAATGGATGGCCCCAGAAACAATTTTTGACAGAGTGTACACAATTCAGAGTGATGTGTGGTCTTTTGGTGTCTTGCTCTGGGAAATATTTTCCTTAG GTGCTTCTCCGTATCCCGGAGTAAAAATTGATGAGGAATTTTGTAGGCGATTGAAAGAAGGCACTAGAATGAGGGCCCCTGATTATACCACACCAGAAAT GTACCAGACCATGCTGGACTGCTGGCACAGGGAGCCCAATCAGAGACCCACGTTTTCAGAGCTGGTGGAACACTTGGGAAATCTGTTACAAGCTAATGCTCAGCAG GATGGCAAAGACTACATTGTTCTCCCGATAGCAGAGACTTTGAGCATGGAAGAGGATTCTGGACTCTCTCTGCCTACCTCACCTGTTTCCTGtatggaggaagaggaagtgtgTGACCCCAAATTCCATTATGACAACACAGCAGGAATCAG CCAAATATACCACCACccaaatataaatattcagaACACTAAGCGAAAGAGCCGGCCTGTGAGTGTAAAAACATTTGAAGATATCCCGTTGGAAGAACCAGAAGTAAAAGTAATCCCAGAT GACAACCAGACGGACAGTGGTATGGTCCTTGCATCAGAAGAGCTGAAAACCTTGGAAGACAGAACCAAATTAGCTCCATCTTTTAG TGGACTGATGCCCAGCAAAAGCAAGGAGTCTGTGGCATCCGAAGGCTCTAACCAAACGAGTGGCTACCAGTCTGGGTATCACTCTGATGACACGGACACCACTGTGTACTCCAGCGAGGAGGCCGAACTGTTAAAGCTGGTGGAGATTGGACCACAAGCTGGCAGCGCAGCCCAGATTCTCCAGCCTGACTCTGGGCCCACATTGAGCTCTCCTCCTGTTTAA